One Desulfatitalea tepidiphila genomic region harbors:
- a CDS encoding LamB/YcsF family protein, producing MKYVDINCDMGESFGAYTVGRDDDVIAHITSANIACGFHAGDPMVLGRTVRLAGENRVAVGAHPGFPDLMGFGRRNLDCTLDEIRSYIIYQVGAVRAFCDAAGVQLQHVKPHGALYNLAVGDEALARTIAEAVAAIDRALILVGLAGRNGVRLREIAAETGLRVALEAFPDRAYTAEGTLVSRRKPGAVIKDPALVADRALMMAAEGRIIAEDGSVLDLAADTLCVHGDTPAAVDLAAHIRRKLAGGGVEVVSMAEVLRRQAV from the coding sequence ATGAAGTACGTGGATATCAACTGCGACATGGGCGAGAGCTTCGGGGCCTACACCGTGGGCCGGGACGACGACGTGATCGCCCACATTACTTCGGCCAACATCGCCTGCGGGTTTCACGCGGGCGACCCCATGGTGCTCGGCCGTACGGTGCGTCTGGCCGGTGAAAATCGGGTGGCGGTGGGCGCCCATCCCGGCTTTCCGGACCTGATGGGCTTCGGCCGGCGCAACCTCGACTGCACCCTGGATGAGATCCGAAGTTACATCATCTACCAAGTGGGCGCCGTGCGCGCCTTTTGCGATGCGGCCGGGGTCCAGTTGCAGCATGTCAAACCCCATGGCGCCCTCTACAACCTGGCCGTGGGCGACGAGGCCCTGGCCCGCACCATCGCCGAGGCCGTGGCCGCCATCGACCGGGCGTTGATCCTGGTGGGCCTGGCCGGCCGCAACGGGGTCCGGTTGCGCGAGATCGCCGCCGAAACGGGGTTGCGGGTGGCGCTGGAAGCCTTTCCGGACCGTGCCTACACAGCCGAGGGCACCCTGGTGTCGCGCCGCAAACCGGGCGCGGTGATCAAAGACCCGGCACTCGTGGCCGACCGCGCCTTGATGATGGCCGCCGAGGGGCGGATCATCGCCGAGGACGGCTCGGTCCTGGACCTTGCGGCTGACACCCTTTGCGTGCACGGCGACACGCCGGCGGCCGTGGATCTGGCTGCGCACATCCGGAGGAAACTGGCCGGCGGCGGCGTGGAGGTGGTCTCCATGGCCGAGGTGCTGCGCCGGCAGGCGGTGTGA
- the pxpB gene encoding 5-oxoprolinase subunit PxpB, with amino-acid sequence MVEGLFMEARFRNSGDRVLLVEYGDRVDLRINEKVRAMTELLRQAQPVGVELVLPAYRSLAVVYDPLVTSPTVLQESLNRLEEKLNAVEVPAPRTVEIPVCYGGDFGPDIGQVADHNGIDVAQVIAIHTARPYHIYTIGFAPGFCYLGGLDERLHTPRLATPRTAVPAGSVGIAEAQTGIYPLESPGGWRLIGRTPLKIFDARRPSPFLYQTGDSLRFVAISADAYHRIREKEGA; translated from the coding sequence ATGGTTGAAGGATTGTTCATGGAGGCGCGTTTTCGGAACAGCGGCGACCGGGTGCTGCTGGTGGAGTACGGCGATCGGGTGGATCTGCGCATCAACGAAAAGGTGCGTGCCATGACCGAGCTGCTGCGCCAGGCGCAGCCCGTGGGCGTCGAACTGGTGCTTCCCGCCTATCGATCGCTGGCCGTGGTCTACGATCCGTTGGTCACGTCGCCGACCGTCCTGCAGGAGAGTTTGAACCGTCTGGAAGAGAAGCTGAACGCGGTGGAGGTGCCGGCTCCGCGTACCGTAGAGATACCGGTCTGCTACGGCGGCGACTTCGGCCCGGACATCGGCCAGGTGGCCGACCACAACGGCATCGACGTGGCGCAGGTCATCGCCATCCACACGGCACGGCCTTACCACATCTACACGATCGGCTTCGCGCCGGGATTCTGCTACCTGGGCGGGCTCGACGAGCGGCTGCACACCCCACGCCTGGCCACCCCGCGCACCGCGGTGCCGGCCGGTTCGGTGGGCATCGCCGAGGCCCAGACCGGCATCTATCCCCTGGAGAGTCCGGGCGGATGGCGCCTGATCGGGCGCACCCCCCTGAAGATTTTCGACGCCCGCCGGCCGTCGCCTTTTCTCTATCAAACCGGCGACAGCCTGCGGTTTGTGGCCATCTCCGCGGATGCGTACCACCGGATTCGGGAAAAGGAGGGGGCCTGA
- a CDS encoding biotin-dependent carboxyltransferase family protein: MEMFRVHAPGPYTTIQDLGRFGFQHMGVPPSGALDPMAHTAANLLVGNEPDCATLEIAFLGPLLEALGTADIALSGAQMPLRVNDRPVPQWASVRVRKGDRIQVGQAERGCRAYLAVSGGFDVTPEMGSRSTLVSAGLGGIEGRALKAGDLLPRGPVRLLARPRRLPWVPLYDTLIHLRAVPGPQDDCFTEGLETFFSSVYTVSDKANRMGYRLTGPAVARDGGAPQSIISEPSIPGNVQVPPDGQPIILMVEQTIGGYTKIATVVTADLFKIAQVGPGDQIRFHPVTLERAHTLYREWAAYLQNMRDVLDEL; this comes from the coding sequence ATGGAGATGTTTCGCGTCCATGCGCCTGGTCCCTATACGACCATTCAAGACCTGGGACGATTCGGCTTTCAGCACATGGGCGTGCCCCCTTCCGGGGCCCTGGACCCCATGGCGCACACTGCCGCCAACCTGCTGGTGGGCAACGAGCCCGATTGCGCCACCCTGGAGATCGCTTTCCTGGGGCCGCTGCTCGAAGCCCTCGGCACGGCCGACATCGCCCTCAGCGGCGCGCAGATGCCCCTGCGCGTGAACGACCGACCGGTGCCCCAGTGGGCTTCGGTAAGGGTACGGAAGGGGGATCGCATCCAGGTGGGGCAGGCCGAGCGGGGCTGCCGCGCCTATCTGGCGGTCAGCGGCGGCTTCGATGTGACCCCGGAGATGGGCAGCCGTTCCACTCTGGTCAGCGCCGGGCTGGGCGGAATCGAAGGCCGCGCACTGAAAGCCGGCGACCTGCTACCGCGCGGACCCGTCCGGCTGCTGGCACGGCCGCGGCGGCTGCCCTGGGTACCGCTCTATGACACCCTGATCCACCTGCGGGCCGTTCCCGGCCCCCAGGACGATTGTTTCACCGAAGGTCTGGAGACCTTCTTTTCATCGGTCTACACGGTGAGCGACAAGGCCAACCGCATGGGCTACCGCCTGACCGGGCCGGCGGTGGCGCGCGATGGCGGCGCGCCCCAGAGCATCATCTCGGAACCGAGCATTCCCGGCAATGTCCAAGTGCCGCCCGACGGCCAGCCGATCATCCTGATGGTCGAACAGACCATCGGCGGCTACACCAAAATCGCCACGGTGGTCACCGCCGATCTCTTCAAAATCGCCCAGGTCGGTCCGGGCGACCAGATCCGTTTTCACCCGGTCACC